A single genomic interval of Candidatus Neomarinimicrobiota bacterium harbors:
- a CDS encoding aconitate hydratase has product MGLTLAEKILNEHIVEGEPVKGTQIGLKIDQTLTQDATGTMAYLQFEAMGLDKVETELSVSYVDHNMLQTDFRNADDHAYLKTVAAKYGIYFSKPGNGICHQVHRERFGIPGKTLLGSDSHTPTGGGLGMIAMGAGGLDVAVAMGGGPFFLTYPEIIGVKLSGALKPYVNAKNVIFKLLDILTVKGAIGKILEYTGEGAKSLSAGDRFAICNMGTEVGATTSLFPSDENTKLFLDAQGRGDAWVELSPDSDAEYDDVIEIDLSSLEPLVAEPGSPDNIADISSLVGKKVDQVLIGTCTNSSYEDMMMVAKMLEGKKISPGVDMGVAPGSKQVFQMIAESGGLASIIASGSRILESACGFCIGMGQAPPTGGISLRTGNRNFPGRSGTQNDEIYLVSPEIAAASALAGEFVDPTTLTEEIVIEPPTHYTIDDSGIVPPSADPSAIEIVRGPNIKPVPVKEPLEDSIKGEVLLKVGDNITTDHIMPAGAKVLPLRSNIPAISEYVYVNVDDTFAARAKEAGGGIIVGGGNYGQGSSREHAALAPMYLGITAVIVNSFARIHGANLINFGILPLLIDPEDNDKIEQGDELEINDIHATLDSGEDFRIKNLSKKIEFSVKCDLSDLEKQVLKAGGRLAFTRSQSRN; this is encoded by the coding sequence ATGGGACTTACGTTAGCGGAAAAGATTTTAAATGAGCATATAGTAGAAGGGGAGCCGGTAAAAGGCACACAAATAGGGTTGAAAATCGATCAGACTCTTACTCAGGACGCCACCGGAACTATGGCGTATCTACAGTTCGAGGCTATGGGACTTGATAAGGTCGAGACAGAATTATCGGTAAGTTATGTTGACCACAACATGCTTCAGACAGACTTCAGAAACGCCGATGACCACGCATATTTAAAAACGGTGGCGGCGAAGTACGGGATATATTTTTCTAAACCCGGGAACGGAATATGCCATCAGGTGCACCGCGAGAGGTTTGGAATCCCGGGGAAAACCCTGCTTGGCAGCGACTCTCACACTCCGACGGGCGGGGGACTCGGAATGATAGCGATGGGCGCCGGAGGACTCGACGTGGCGGTTGCTATGGGAGGCGGACCATTCTTCCTGACTTATCCGGAGATCATCGGAGTAAAGCTCTCAGGCGCTCTCAAACCGTATGTGAACGCAAAGAACGTCATTTTTAAGCTTCTTGATATTCTGACGGTCAAGGGAGCTATTGGAAAGATACTTGAGTACACCGGAGAAGGAGCAAAATCGCTCTCAGCGGGAGACCGGTTCGCGATTTGCAATATGGGTACAGAAGTAGGGGCGACGACTTCGCTCTTTCCCTCGGATGAAAATACAAAATTGTTCCTCGATGCTCAGGGCAGAGGCGATGCATGGGTTGAGTTATCCCCTGATTCCGATGCGGAATATGACGATGTGATCGAGATCGACCTGAGTTCCCTCGAACCGTTAGTGGCGGAACCGGGCAGTCCTGACAATATCGCCGATATAAGTTCTCTTGTCGGTAAGAAAGTCGATCAGGTGCTTATCGGTACGTGCACGAATTCATCTTACGAAGATATGATGATGGTAGCCAAGATGCTCGAAGGGAAAAAGATAAGTCCGGGTGTTGATATGGGAGTTGCGCCGGGCTCCAAACAGGTTTTTCAAATGATAGCGGAAAGCGGCGGATTGGCATCTATTATCGCATCGGGTTCGAGGATATTGGAATCCGCCTGCGGGTTTTGTATCGGGATGGGACAGGCGCCGCCCACCGGCGGGATCTCCCTCAGGACGGGCAACAGGAATTTCCCCGGCAGAAGCGGAACGCAGAATGACGAAATCTATCTTGTGAGCCCGGAGATAGCCGCAGCTTCGGCGTTAGCGGGTGAGTTTGTCGATCCTACGACTCTGACCGAGGAGATAGTTATTGAACCGCCCACTCATTATACGATTGACGATTCCGGGATAGTGCCGCCTTCGGCTGATCCGTCAGCGATAGAGATAGTGCGCGGTCCTAATATCAAACCGGTTCCGGTGAAAGAGCCTCTTGAGGATTCGATTAAGGGAGAAGTCCTGCTGAAGGTCGGAGACAATATCACGACCGATCACATAATGCCGGCGGGAGCGAAGGTGCTTCCCTTGAGAAGCAACATTCCGGCAATTTCAGAGTACGTCTACGTGAATGTGGATGACACGTTCGCCGCGCGCGCCAAAGAGGCAGGCGGGGGCATCATAGTAGGGGGCGGTAATTACGGTCAGGGGTCATCACGCGAGCATGCGGCGCTTGCCCCGATGTATCTTGGGATAACTGCTGTGATAGTCAATAGTTTCGCCCGGATTCACGGGGCTAACCTCATAAATTTCGGTATCCTGCCGCTGTTGATCGATCCGGAGGATAACGATAAGATCGAGCAGGGGGATGAGCTGGAAATCAATGATATTCACGCCACGCTTGACTCCGGCGAAGATTTCAGGATTAAGAATCTGTCAAAAAAGATAGAGTTCAGCGTTAAGTGCGACTTGTCCGATCTTGAAAAGCAGGTACTCAAAGCGGGCGGCAGGCTTGCCTTTACCCGCTCACAGAGCCGGAATTGA
- a CDS encoding DUF512 domain-containing protein, with product MLEIKEIEKDSIASEAGIEAGDKLISVNGCGVSDIIDYRFLATDDSVDVVVKRANEELLFELDKEPDDDMGISFVPKQYKSCCNKCVFCFVDQLPAGMRLSLYFRDGDYRLSFLHGNFVTLTNTSWKELERIVRQRLSPIYISVHVTDKAVREQMLGIDFDDKILEKIGYLNDNNIEMHSQVVLCPGMNDGDILEMTINDIYQFRKNMRSMAVVPVGLTKHRAGLTEIDPITPEYARELLKNIPAWDDSFPRKDGKRFVYLSDEWFIMGGETLPDTDYYDEFPQLDNGIGLVRDFLNELEESKKTFPSRLDSPREITILTGTGAGGVLRDHLIPALEGIENLKVKLNIATNDFLGESVTVSGLLSGQDIINNLKEDPPIGDVFLPPRVLNTDGYLLDNMKPEDIARVCDSPVHVFDNNFDSLLG from the coding sequence ATGCTCGAGATAAAAGAGATAGAAAAGGACAGTATCGCTTCCGAAGCGGGTATAGAGGCGGGAGACAAGCTCATCAGCGTAAACGGCTGCGGCGTAAGCGATATCATCGACTATCGTTTCCTTGCAACCGACGACTCTGTCGATGTCGTCGTGAAACGCGCGAATGAGGAACTGTTATTCGAGCTCGATAAAGAGCCGGACGATGACATGGGCATCTCTTTCGTTCCGAAGCAGTACAAGTCCTGCTGCAACAAGTGCGTTTTCTGCTTCGTCGATCAACTGCCGGCGGGGATGCGACTCTCTCTCTACTTCCGTGACGGCGACTACAGGCTCTCTTTTTTACATGGTAATTTCGTTACCCTCACCAACACCTCTTGGAAAGAACTTGAACGGATAGTCCGTCAGCGGCTCAGCCCGATCTACATTTCGGTGCACGTGACCGATAAAGCCGTGCGTGAACAGATGCTCGGCATTGATTTTGACGATAAGATCCTCGAGAAGATAGGCTATCTGAATGATAACAACATCGAGATGCACTCGCAGGTTGTCCTTTGTCCGGGAATGAATGACGGCGACATCCTCGAAATGACAATCAACGACATTTATCAGTTTCGGAAAAATATGCGCTCGATGGCGGTGGTTCCGGTGGGATTGACCAAACACAGAGCCGGTCTTACCGAAATAGACCCCATCACACCGGAATACGCCCGTGAATTACTGAAAAATATCCCTGCCTGGGATGACAGTTTCCCGAGAAAAGATGGGAAACGGTTCGTTTATCTTTCGGACGAATGGTTCATCATGGGCGGTGAAACGCTCCCCGACACCGATTATTATGATGAATTCCCTCAGCTGGATAACGGCATAGGGCTTGTTCGTGATTTTCTCAACGAATTAGAAGAATCTAAAAAAACCTTTCCATCGAGGCTCGACAGTCCGAGAGAGATAACGATCCTTACCGGAACCGGAGCGGGCGGCGTTCTCCGGGATCACCTGATACCGGCTCTTGAAGGCATTGAGAACCTTAAGGTAAAATTAAATATCGCAACAAACGATTTCCTCGGAGAATCGGTCACGGTCTCCGGACTCCTTTCAGGGCAGGACATCATAAATAATCTTAAGGAAGATCCGCCGATCGGAGATGTATTTCTCCCTCCGCGTGTACTGAACACAGACGGCTATCTGCTGGACAACATGAAGCCGGAAGATATAGCCCGCGTATGCGACAGCCCGGTTCATGTTTTTGATAATAATTTCGATTCACTCTTAGGTTAG
- a CDS encoding type 1 glutamine amidotransferase has product MELSGKRVLIPIGPDYQDLEVWYPKLRLTEAGAEVKCAGIGEEIYHGKNGYPIKVDLQVEECSADDFDAVIIPGGWAPDKIRMNKHAVDLVRTMFNDGKVVAAICHAGWVLVSAGILEGKKVTSYVAIKDDMIAAGADWSDGEVIVDGNLITSRKPDDLPAFCREIVTLLGSKN; this is encoded by the coding sequence ATGGAACTTTCAGGTAAAAGAGTATTGATTCCCATCGGTCCTGACTATCAGGATTTAGAGGTCTGGTATCCTAAACTGCGTTTGACCGAAGCGGGTGCGGAAGTTAAATGCGCCGGTATCGGCGAGGAGATCTATCACGGCAAGAACGGATATCCGATCAAAGTTGACCTGCAGGTGGAAGAGTGTTCCGCTGATGATTTCGACGCCGTTATCATACCGGGAGGTTGGGCGCCGGATAAAATTCGTATGAATAAACATGCGGTGGATTTAGTCAGAACGATGTTCAACGACGGGAAGGTGGTCGCTGCCATATGTCATGCCGGATGGGTTCTCGTATCTGCGGGGATACTTGAAGGCAAAAAAGTGACTTCTTACGTGGCGATAAAAGATGACATGATAGCGGCGGGAGCGGACTGGAGCGACGGCGAAGTGATAGTGGACGGAAATCTCATCACTTCCCGTAAGCCGGATGACCTGCCTGCCTTTTGCAGGGAAATAGTAACGCTTTTGGGGTCTAAAAATTAG